Proteins found in one Amycolatopsis umgeniensis genomic segment:
- a CDS encoding Dyp-type peroxidase, with the protein MTIDLSVPLEWKTATGEAAKMLDELQPNILKAHARDHFSALFLRFSEAASAKTFLAALVPLMKSAKAHLTEVERFKDEGVKGSPYVGTGLTAAGYRFLKIDAPQDDSFLRGMRAQETREKLSDPPRSTFDSGYHDEIHAVVIVADAADAPMTARRNDVLSLIPSTISVVAEETGLGRVNTHGEGIEHFGYVDGRSQPLFLIEDIRAEKAGTDGITTWDPSAPLDQVLVPDHSAPDPTVHFGSYFVFRKLEQNVRRFKQAEEALADQLGLIGEDRERAGAMIVGRFEDGTPLTAQRQDGVESPVPNNFDYASDAVGAKCPFQAHIRKTNPRGSGGAEPAPQERLHLMARRGVPYGERADDPNADLPPSARPSGGVGLLFMAFNSVLGNQFEFTQAVWANNPSFPVPPDGFKPPGLDPVIGQGPRPESVYTKEWAGTRTVTADPFPQAVALKGGDYFFMPSLAFLRGLGGKG; encoded by the coding sequence ATGACCATCGACTTGAGCGTGCCCTTGGAATGGAAGACCGCGACCGGCGAGGCCGCGAAGATGCTCGACGAACTACAGCCGAACATCCTCAAAGCGCACGCCCGCGATCACTTCTCCGCACTTTTCCTGCGTTTTTCGGAGGCCGCGAGCGCGAAAACGTTCCTCGCGGCACTTGTCCCGCTGATGAAGTCCGCGAAAGCCCATCTGACCGAGGTCGAACGCTTCAAGGACGAGGGCGTGAAGGGGTCGCCCTACGTCGGCACCGGGCTGACCGCGGCGGGCTACCGGTTCCTGAAAATCGATGCGCCGCAAGATGATTCCTTCCTCCGCGGTATGCGCGCGCAGGAGACTCGCGAGAAGCTGAGCGACCCGCCTCGCTCCACATTCGACAGCGGATACCACGACGAGATCCACGCCGTCGTCATCGTCGCCGACGCCGCCGACGCTCCGATGACCGCGCGCCGGAACGACGTCCTCTCGCTGATTCCGTCGACCATTTCCGTCGTCGCCGAGGAAACCGGACTCGGCCGGGTGAACACCCACGGCGAGGGGATCGAACATTTCGGCTACGTCGACGGCCGGAGCCAGCCGCTCTTCCTGATCGAAGACATTCGCGCGGAGAAAGCCGGAACCGACGGGATCACCACCTGGGATCCGAGCGCGCCACTGGATCAGGTGCTCGTCCCGGATCACTCGGCCCCGGATCCCACCGTACATTTCGGCAGCTACTTCGTTTTCCGCAAATTGGAACAGAATGTGCGGCGATTCAAGCAGGCCGAGGAGGCTTTGGCCGATCAACTGGGTCTCATCGGCGAAGACCGGGAACGCGCGGGCGCGATGATCGTCGGCCGGTTCGAGGACGGCACACCGCTGACCGCGCAACGGCAAGACGGAGTGGAAAGCCCGGTACCGAACAACTTCGACTACGCAAGTGACGCCGTCGGCGCGAAATGCCCCTTCCAGGCCCACATCCGGAAGACGAATCCGCGCGGCAGCGGCGGCGCCGAACCGGCCCCGCAGGAGCGCCTGCACCTGATGGCGCGGAGGGGGGTGCCCTACGGCGAACGGGCCGACGACCCGAACGCCGACCTGCCGCCGTCCGCCCGGCCGAGCGGCGGGGTCGGCCTGCTGTTCATGGCGTTCAATTCGGTGCTGGGCAACCAGTTCGAGTTCACCCAAGCGGTCTGGGCGAACAACCCGTCGTTCCCGGTCCCGCCCGACGGGTTCAAGCCGCCCGGCCTCGATCCGGTCATCGGCCAGGGCCCCCGTCCCGAATCCGTCTACACCAAGGAATGGGCTGGTACGCGGACGGTGACAGCGGATCCGTTCCCGCAGGCGGTGGCGTTGAAGGGCGGTGACTAC
- a CDS encoding glutamate synthase subunit beta, with the protein MADPKGFLTTTRETPKSRPVDLRLMDWREVYEDFATTKLQKQAGRCMDCGIPFCHQGCPLGNLIPEWNTLTWRDDWREAAERLHATNNFPEFTGTLCPAPCETACVLGINDDPVTIKRVEISIIDRAFEEGWVTPELPVVRTGKKVAVVGSGPSGLAAAQQLTRAGHTVVVFERADKIGGLLRYGIPEFKMEKHRLDRRLDQMRAEGTEFRTSVNVGVDLTVEELKSSYDAVVLAGGATAWRDLPIDGREHKGIYQAMEFLPHANRVAAGELDVSPISAEGLDVVVIGGGDTGADCVGTSHRQGAKSVTQLEIMPKPPLSRADAHPWPTYPMIYRVSSAHEEGGERLYSVNTQEFAADADGRVRALKLIQVHNEGGKFVPVEGTEKELPAQLVLLAMGFVGPEREGLLEALDVELDQRGNVARDKAFKTSVDNVFVAGDMGRGQSLIVWAIAEGRSAAAGVDAFLTGRDVLPAPIAPTDRPLT; encoded by the coding sequence ATGGCTGACCCCAAGGGCTTTCTGACCACCACGCGCGAGACGCCGAAGAGCCGTCCCGTCGACCTGCGCCTGATGGACTGGCGCGAGGTGTACGAGGACTTCGCGACGACGAAACTGCAGAAGCAGGCCGGACGCTGCATGGACTGCGGCATCCCGTTCTGTCACCAGGGCTGTCCGCTCGGGAACCTCATCCCCGAGTGGAACACCCTGACCTGGCGCGACGATTGGCGCGAGGCGGCCGAGCGGCTGCACGCGACCAACAATTTCCCGGAGTTCACCGGGACCCTCTGCCCGGCGCCGTGCGAGACGGCGTGTGTGCTCGGGATCAACGACGATCCCGTCACCATCAAGCGGGTCGAGATCTCGATCATCGACCGGGCCTTCGAGGAAGGCTGGGTCACGCCTGAATTGCCGGTCGTCAGGACCGGCAAGAAGGTGGCGGTGGTCGGGTCCGGCCCGTCGGGACTCGCCGCGGCGCAGCAGCTCACGCGCGCGGGCCACACCGTCGTGGTCTTCGAGCGGGCCGACAAGATCGGCGGGCTGCTGCGCTACGGCATCCCCGAATTCAAGATGGAGAAGCACCGCCTCGACCGCCGCCTCGACCAGATGCGGGCCGAGGGCACGGAGTTCCGGACCTCGGTGAACGTCGGCGTCGACCTCACCGTCGAGGAACTGAAGTCGTCGTATGACGCCGTGGTCCTCGCCGGTGGCGCGACGGCGTGGCGGGACCTGCCGATCGACGGCCGCGAGCACAAGGGCATCTACCAGGCGATGGAGTTCCTGCCGCACGCGAACCGCGTCGCGGCGGGCGAACTGGACGTTTCGCCGATCAGCGCCGAGGGCCTCGACGTCGTCGTCATCGGCGGTGGCGACACCGGCGCGGACTGCGTCGGGACCTCGCACCGCCAGGGCGCGAAGTCGGTGACGCAGCTGGAGATCATGCCGAAGCCGCCGCTTTCGCGCGCCGACGCGCATCCGTGGCCGACGTACCCGATGATCTACCGCGTCTCGTCCGCGCACGAAGAGGGCGGCGAGCGGCTGTACTCGGTCAACACCCAGGAGTTCGCCGCCGACGCCGACGGCCGGGTGCGAGCCTTGAAACTCATCCAAGTACACAATGAGGGTGGCAAGTTCGTCCCGGTCGAAGGCACCGAGAAGGAACTGCCCGCGCAGCTGGTGCTGCTCGCGATGGGCTTCGTCGGCCCGGAGCGGGAAGGCCTCCTGGAGGCGCTCGACGTCGAGCTCGACCAGCGCGGCAACGTCGCCCGCGACAAGGCGTTCAAGACCAGTGTCGACAACGTGTTCGTGGCGGGCGACATGGGCCGCGGCCAGTCGCTCATCGTGTGGGCGATCGCCGAAGGCCGCTCCGCCGCGGCCGGTGTCGACGCGTTCCTCACCGGACGCGACGTCCTGCCCGCTCCGATCGCTCCCACCGACCGGCCCCTAACCTAG
- the gltB gene encoding glutamate synthase large subunit, whose protein sequence is MTHHASNKGSKAPEGLYDPEFEHDACGVAFVADLSGKRDHGIVAKALIALRNLEHRGARGADPETGDGAGILIQVPDEFYRAVVDFELPEPGAYAVGTAFLPQDEKPRGLAMTTIERVAAEEGLRVLGWRDLPVHTEHVGTGAAETMPHFSQLFLAGGREALSGLALERAAFVVRKRAEHELVEDDVYFPSLSSRTIVYKGMLTEPQVEKFFADLTDERVTSAIGLVHSRFSTNTFPSWPLAHPYRYVAHNGEINTLRGNRNWMDAREALLESDLIPGDLKRIYPVITRGASDSASFDEVLELLHLGGRSLPHAVLMMIPEAWENHQEMDPARRAFYEFHSTLMEPWDGPALVSFTDGTQIGAVLDRNGLRPARYWVTEDGLVVLASEVGVLELEQSTIVRKGRLEPGRMFLVDTAAGRIVEDEEIKNQLATEHPYDEWVEDGLLPLEGLPEREREIPPHGALVRRQQAFGYTEEELDVLLEPMARTGAEPIGSMGNDSPIASLSSRPRLLFDYFIQLFAQVTNPPLDAIREELVTSLGTQLGAEPNLLSGDASSCRRIVLPFPVLDNDEFAKLVHVNDDGDLPEFQSVTVQGTYDVHGGGEALVRRLDEIRAEVSAAIAEGARLIVLSDRGIDEDHAGIPSLLLTGAVHHHLVREKTRTQVGLIVEAGDAREVHHIALLIGYGVAAVNPYLAMATVEEMADQGLIAGATAKQATTNLIKALGKGVRKTMSKMGVSTVASYTGAQIFEAVGLGEEVVQNCFTGTTSRLGGVGFDTLALEVEQRHRRAFPLDGFRANHRELETGADYQWRREGEPHLFNPQTVFKLQHSTRAGKYEVFKEYTKSVDDQAQKLYTLRGLFDFKIGRRPAVPIEEVEPVSEIVKRFATGAISYGSISAEMHETLAIAMNRLGGKSNTGEGGEDPDRLYDPERRSAVKQVASGRFGVTSEYLVNADDIQIKMAQGAKPGEGGQLPGPKVYPWIAKTRHSTPGVGLISPPPHHDIYSIEDLAQLIHDLKNANPAARIHVKLVSEVGVGTVAAGVSKAHADVVLISGHDGGTGASPLSSIKHAGGPWELGLAETQQTLLANRLRDRIVVQTDGQLKTGRDVVIAALLGAEEFGFATAPLVVSGCVMMRVCHLDTCPVGVATQNPKLREKFSGKAEYVVNFFEFIAQEVREYLAELGFRSIAEAVGHAEMLDKRKAIDHWKAAGLDLSPIFHVPDMAPAGRRHQQTMQDHGLEKALDNTLIQLAEGALSAGDKVRLELPVRNVNRTVGTMLGHELTKRWGGEGLPDNTIDVTFTGTAGQSFGAFVPKGITLRLYGDGNDYVGKGLSGGRLIVRPPEVARYNAEEHIIAGNVIGYGATSGEIFIRGKVGERFCVRNSGALAVVEGVGDHGCEYMTGGRVVVLGGVGRNFAAGMSGGIAYVLDLPAHRTNPEMVDIDPLDSSDVDFLREALEKHYNETESAVARTLLADWDAAVDRFGKVMPKDYKRVLAAQAKAERDGRDVNEAIMEAAHG, encoded by the coding sequence GTGACCCACCATGCCAGCAACAAGGGCAGCAAGGCCCCCGAAGGCCTGTACGACCCGGAGTTCGAACACGACGCCTGCGGTGTCGCCTTCGTCGCGGACCTCTCCGGTAAACGCGATCACGGCATCGTCGCCAAAGCGCTGATCGCGCTGCGGAACCTCGAGCATCGCGGGGCCCGCGGCGCCGACCCGGAGACCGGCGACGGCGCCGGGATCCTGATCCAGGTCCCCGACGAGTTCTATCGCGCCGTCGTCGATTTCGAGCTGCCCGAGCCCGGCGCGTACGCCGTCGGGACGGCTTTCCTGCCCCAGGACGAAAAACCGCGTGGCCTGGCGATGACCACCATCGAGCGCGTCGCCGCCGAAGAAGGCTTGCGCGTGCTCGGCTGGCGCGACCTTCCCGTCCACACGGAACACGTCGGAACCGGCGCGGCCGAGACCATGCCGCATTTCAGCCAGCTGTTCCTGGCAGGCGGGCGAGAGGCCCTGTCCGGGCTGGCCCTGGAACGCGCCGCGTTCGTGGTGCGCAAACGCGCCGAGCACGAGCTCGTCGAGGACGACGTCTACTTCCCGAGCCTGTCCTCGCGGACGATCGTCTACAAAGGAATGCTCACCGAGCCGCAGGTCGAGAAGTTCTTCGCCGACCTCACCGACGAGCGCGTCACCAGCGCCATCGGCCTGGTGCACTCCCGCTTCTCCACCAACACCTTCCCGTCGTGGCCGCTGGCGCATCCGTACCGGTACGTCGCCCACAACGGCGAGATCAACACCCTGCGCGGCAACCGGAACTGGATGGACGCGCGTGAGGCGCTGCTCGAATCCGATCTGATCCCCGGTGACCTCAAGCGGATCTACCCCGTCATCACGCGCGGCGCGAGCGACTCGGCGTCCTTCGACGAGGTGCTGGAGCTGCTCCACCTCGGTGGCCGGTCGCTGCCGCACGCGGTGCTGATGATGATCCCGGAGGCCTGGGAGAACCATCAGGAAATGGATCCCGCGCGCCGCGCGTTCTACGAATTCCACTCGACGCTGATGGAGCCGTGGGACGGCCCCGCGCTGGTGTCCTTCACCGACGGCACCCAGATCGGCGCGGTCCTCGACCGCAACGGCCTGCGCCCGGCGCGGTACTGGGTCACCGAAGACGGCCTCGTCGTCCTCGCCAGCGAGGTCGGCGTGCTGGAGCTGGAGCAGTCCACCATCGTCCGGAAAGGACGGTTGGAGCCGGGCCGTATGTTCCTCGTGGACACGGCCGCGGGCCGGATCGTCGAAGACGAGGAGATCAAGAACCAGCTCGCCACCGAGCACCCGTACGACGAATGGGTCGAGGACGGCCTGCTGCCGCTCGAAGGGCTTCCCGAGCGTGAGCGCGAGATCCCGCCGCACGGCGCGCTCGTGCGCCGTCAGCAGGCTTTCGGCTACACCGAGGAAGAGCTCGACGTCCTGCTCGAACCGATGGCCCGCACCGGCGCGGAGCCGATCGGCTCGATGGGCAACGACTCCCCCATCGCCTCGCTGTCCAGCCGCCCGCGGCTGCTCTTCGACTACTTCATCCAGCTCTTCGCCCAGGTGACCAACCCGCCGCTGGACGCGATCCGCGAGGAGCTGGTCACCTCGTTGGGCACCCAGCTGGGCGCGGAGCCGAACCTGCTGAGCGGCGACGCGTCGTCGTGCCGCCGGATCGTGCTGCCGTTCCCGGTGCTGGACAACGACGAGTTCGCGAAGCTGGTGCACGTCAACGACGACGGCGACCTGCCGGAGTTCCAGTCGGTCACCGTGCAGGGGACCTACGACGTCCACGGCGGCGGTGAGGCACTCGTGCGGCGTCTCGACGAGATCCGCGCCGAGGTGTCCGCGGCCATCGCCGAGGGCGCCCGGCTGATCGTGCTCTCCGACCGCGGGATCGACGAAGACCACGCGGGTATCCCGTCGCTGCTGCTCACCGGCGCGGTGCACCACCACCTGGTGCGCGAGAAGACCCGCACGCAGGTCGGCCTCATCGTCGAGGCCGGCGACGCGCGCGAGGTGCACCACATCGCGCTGCTGATCGGCTACGGCGTCGCCGCGGTGAACCCGTACCTGGCGATGGCGACCGTCGAAGAGATGGCCGACCAGGGCCTGATCGCCGGTGCCACCGCCAAACAGGCCACCACGAACCTGATCAAGGCGCTGGGCAAGGGCGTCCGCAAGACGATGTCCAAGATGGGAGTGTCCACAGTGGCCTCCTACACCGGCGCGCAGATCTTCGAGGCCGTCGGGCTCGGCGAAGAGGTCGTCCAGAACTGCTTCACCGGCACCACTTCCCGGCTCGGCGGGGTCGGCTTCGACACGCTCGCGCTGGAGGTCGAGCAGCGGCACCGCCGGGCGTTCCCGCTCGACGGGTTCCGCGCGAACCACCGCGAGCTGGAGACCGGCGCGGACTACCAGTGGCGCCGCGAGGGCGAACCGCATCTGTTCAACCCGCAGACGGTGTTCAAGCTGCAGCACTCCACCCGTGCCGGGAAGTACGAGGTCTTCAAGGAGTACACGAAGTCCGTCGACGACCAGGCGCAGAAGCTGTACACGCTGCGCGGGCTGTTCGACTTCAAGATCGGCCGGCGGCCCGCGGTGCCGATCGAGGAGGTCGAACCGGTCTCCGAGATCGTCAAGCGGTTCGCCACCGGCGCGATCTCCTACGGGTCGATCTCGGCGGAGATGCACGAAACGCTGGCCATCGCGATGAACCGCCTCGGCGGCAAGTCGAACACCGGTGAGGGCGGCGAGGATCCGGACAGGCTCTACGATCCCGAACGCCGCAGCGCGGTCAAGCAGGTCGCGAGCGGACGGTTCGGCGTCACGAGCGAGTACCTGGTCAACGCCGACGACATCCAGATCAAGATGGCGCAGGGCGCGAAGCCCGGCGAGGGCGGCCAGCTGCCCGGCCCGAAGGTGTACCCGTGGATCGCGAAGACGCGGCACTCCACGCCGGGCGTCGGGCTGATCTCGCCGCCGCCGCACCACGACATCTACTCGATCGAGGATCTCGCCCAGCTGATCCACGACCTCAAGAACGCCAACCCGGCCGCGCGCATCCACGTGAAGCTCGTGTCCGAGGTCGGCGTCGGCACGGTCGCGGCGGGCGTTTCCAAGGCGCACGCGGACGTCGTGCTGATCTCCGGGCACGACGGCGGCACGGGCGCTTCCCCGCTGTCGTCCATCAAGCACGCCGGCGGACCGTGGGAACTCGGGCTCGCGGAGACTCAGCAGACGTTGCTGGCCAACCGCTTGCGCGACCGGATCGTCGTGCAGACCGACGGCCAGCTCAAGACCGGCCGCGACGTCGTCATCGCCGCGCTGCTCGGTGCCGAGGAGTTCGGTTTCGCGACCGCGCCGCTGGTGGTCTCGGGCTGCGTCATGATGCGCGTGTGCCACCTCGACACCTGCCCTGTCGGCGTCGCGACGCAGAACCCCAAGCTGCGCGAGAAGTTCAGCGGCAAGGCCGAGTACGTGGTGAACTTCTTCGAGTTCATCGCGCAGGAGGTCCGGGAGTACCTGGCGGAGCTGGGTTTCCGGTCCATCGCCGAGGCCGTCGGCCACGCGGAGATGCTCGACAAGCGCAAGGCGATCGACCACTGGAAGGCCGCCGGGCTGGACCTGTCGCCGATCTTCCACGTGCCCGACATGGCTCCGGCCGGACGGCGGCACCAGCAGACGATGCAAGACCACGGGCTGGAGAAGGCGCTCGACAACACGCTGATCCAGCTGGCCGAGGGCGCGCTGTCGGCCGGGGACAAGGTGCGGCTGGAACTGCCGGTGCGCAACGTGAACCGGACCGTCGGCACCATGCTCGGCCACGAGCTCACCAAGCGGTGGGGCGGCGAGGGCCTGCCGGACAACACGATCGACGTCACCTTCACCGGGACAGCGGGTCAGTCGTTCGGCGCCTTCGTGCCGAAGGGCATCACCCTGCGGCTCTACGGCGACGGCAACGACTACGTCGGCAAGGGCCTCTCCGGTGGTCGGCTCATCGTGCGGCCGCCCGAGGTGGCGCGATACAACGCCGAAGAGCACATCATCGCGGGCAACGTGATCGGCTACGGCGCGACCAGCGGTGAGATCTTCATCCGCGGCAAGGTCGGCGAACGGTTCTGCGTGCGGAACTCAGGCGCGCTGGCCGTCGTCGAGGGCGTCGGCGACCACGGTTGCGAGTACATGACCGGCGGCAGGGTGGTCGTGCTCGGCGGTGTGGGCCGCAACTTCGCGGCCGGGATGTCGGGCGGTATCGCCTACGTGCTGGACCTGCCCGCGCACCGGACGAACCCGGAGATGGTCGACATCGACCCGCTGGATTCATCCGATGTGGACTTCCTGCGCGAGGCGCTCGAAAAGCACTACAACGAAACGGAATCCGCGGTCGCGCGTACGCTGCTCGCCGACTGGGACGCCGCCGTCGACCGGTTCGGCAAGGTCATGCCGAAGGACTACAAGCGGGTGCTCGCGGCGCAGGCCAAGGCCGAACGCGACGGGCGCGACGTGAACGAGGCGATCATGGAGGCCGCACATGGCTGA